In Prunus dulcis chromosome 1, ALMONDv2, whole genome shotgun sequence, the following are encoded in one genomic region:
- the LOC117616046 gene encoding putative pentatricopeptide repeat-containing protein At3g16890, mitochondrial, with protein sequence MVRDMRWLSSLASRASPALRNLPEQAQRESSSKNKPRKVLNQTPSDNVGAPLKGNSPKPNFEPQNPNLVSISTNPISAVNHKFRVDNKRIDHLHIAQILSRKDWFLLLDHELKAKRIFLNPQFVASVLQNQESPLHSLKFYIWVSSTDSLFAKNQSVRGVLAKTFYRKGPVVLSVELLKDIKNSGFKVSEDLLCILISSWGRLGLAKYCAEVFGQISFLGFSLSTRLYNAVIDALVKSNSLDLAYLKFQQMPADNCNPDRFTYNTLIHGVCKIGIVDEALRLLRQMEGLGYLPNVCTYTILIGGFCNSKRVDEAFRVLEIMKEKNVSPNEATIRSLVHGVFRCMAPSKAFELLLTFFERESVFFKVACDTILCCLSNYNMAKEIALFLKKSGARCYLPDSSTFNIIMVCLIKELANPQNEVQEIFESFIQRGVKPGFSTYLQLIEAMYKAGQGDEGNRIFDQMIKEGLVSNVFSYNMVIDCFCKAKMMDRASKAFGDMQLKGIPPTLVTFNTLLNGYCKVGEVGKAHELLALLLEHGFKPDMFTFSSIIDGLCRVNRIDDAFECFAEMVRWGVTPNAITYNILIRALCFIGDIARSMGLMKRMEADGIKPDAYSFNAHIQCLCRMNKVEKAEELFLAMLTLGLNPDNYTYSAFIKALCDSGKLDVAKEIFLSMEAYGCFPDSSICDIILDSLVRNARVEEARSIIKCFHRRK encoded by the coding sequence atggtgaGGGACATGAGATGGCTTTCTTCTTTAGCTTCTAGGGCCTCACCTGCACTCAGAAACCTCCCCGAGCAAGCTCAGAGAGAATCCTCATcaaaaaacaaacccagaaaagtTCTGAATCAAACACCTTCTGACAACGTTGGAGCTCCTCTTAAAGGTAATTCTCCTAAACCCAACTTTGAGCCTCAAAATCCTAATTTAGTTTCCATTTCAACGAATCCCATTTCAGCTGTTAATCACAAGTTTCGTGTTGATAATAAGCGAATTGATCACCTACACATCGCTCAAATTCTTTCACGGAAGGACTGGTTTTTATTGCTGGACCACGAGTTGAAGGCCAAgaggatttttttaaatcccCAGTTTGTTGCTAGTGTCTTGCAAAACCAAGAAAGCCCATTACATTCTTTGAAGTTTTACATATGGGTTTCGAGTACCGACTCGTTATTCGCAAAGAATCAATCAGTTCGTGGTGTTTTAGCCAAGACCTTTTACCGGAAAGGCCCAGTTGTATTGTCTGTTGaattgctaaaagatattaaGAATTCAGGTTTTAAGGTCAGTGAAGACTTGCTTTGCATATTGATCAGCAGTTGGGGTAGGTTGGGTTTGGCAAAATATTGTGCTGAGGTTTTTGGGCAAatatcttttttgggttttagtcTTAGCACAAGATTGTACAATGCTGTGATCGATGCTTTAGTCAAGTCCAATTCACTTGACTTGGCTTATCTAAAATTCCAACAGATGCCCGCGGATAACTGCAATCCCGATAGGTTCACTTACAACACCCTCATTCATGGAGTTTGCAAGATTGGTATTGTGGATGAGGCACTTCGCTTACTCAGACAAATGGAGGGCTTGGGGTATTTGCCTAATGTTTGTACGTATACTATCCTCATAGGTGGGTTTTGTAATTCAAAGAGGGTTGACGAAGCCTTCAGGGTTTTGGAGAtaatgaaggagaagaatgtGTCCCCTAATGAAGCTACTATCAGATCATTGGTTCATGGGGTATTTCGTTGCATGGCCCCTAGCAAGGCTTTTGAGTTGTTATTGACTTTTTTTGAAAGGGAGTctgtattttttaaagtagCTTGTGATACCATACTGTGTTGCCTTTCAAATTATAATATGGCAAAAGAGATTGCTCTGTTTTTGAAGAAATCTGGTGCAAGATGTTATTTGCCTGACAGTTCGACGTTCAACATCATAATGGTTTGTTTGATAAAGGAATTAGCTAATCCTCAGAATGAGGTCCAGGAAATATTTGAAAGTTTTATACAGCGAGGAGTGAAACCAGGATTTAGTACTTATCTCCAATTGATTGAAGCTATGTACAAGGCAGGACAAGGTGATGAGGGGAATCGAATCTTTGATCAAATGATCAAAGAGGGACTTGTTTCAAATGTCTTCTCATACAACATGGTAATTGATTGCTTCTGCAAAGCCAAAATGATGGACAGGGCATCAAAGGCTTTTGGAGATATGCAGCTCAAAGGTATTCCTCCTACCCTTGTTACTTTCAATACACTTCTTAATGGATATTGCAAGGTTGGAGAGGTAGGTAAGGCACATGAACTATTGGCCTTGCTCTTGGAACATGGGTTTAAGCCAGATATGTTCACTTTTAGTTCAATAATTGATGGTCTTTGTCGGGTGAACCGGATTGATGatgcttttgaatgttttgctgAGATGGTTAGGTGGGGGGTCACTCCAAATGCCATCACATACAATATATTGATACGCGCTCTGTGTTTCATTGGAGATATTGCTAGATCGATGGGACTAATGAAAAGAATGGAGGCAGATGGAATAAAACCAGATGCTTACTCGTTCAATGCTCATATTCAATGTCTTTGTAGGATGAACAAGGTTGAGAAAGCAGAGGAACTTTTTCTTGCTATGTTAACACTGGGTTTGAATCCCGACAATTATACATACAGTGCTTTTATCAAGGCATTGTGTGATTCAGGAAAACTTGATGTGGCGAAGGAGATATTTCTCTCTATGGAAGCATATGGTTGTTTTCCTGATTCTTCTATTTGTGATATAATTTTAGATTCACTGGTTCGGAATGCCCGTGTAGAAGAGGCCCGTAGTATAATAAAATGTTTTCACAGGAGGAAATAA